The following proteins are encoded in a genomic region of Mycoplasmopsis columbinasalis:
- a CDS encoding lipoprotein 17-related variable surface protein produces the protein MKLKKFSFLLSATAATVAVPLVAVSCGKTATTEVTAQGELDKITAVAFTGTDQANTSVSDVTNEQLKLKAGEADYKAPTGSDVKVAFEITTRLAVDGSLKVKVSVQKGAETPLTKELDLTGFKAEPAVQNVTQAEVDAEAAKITAVEYNGTEASAKENVLPSQVDVAKLVAKAGKEVYAHPIGGSWATEFVKTADDDAAGTLKVKVKVTSGTLFAESKEVALDGFLTSDQKAVNDAKAAITSADYDDKASVLPSEATDLNKFSVTQAPAPDAGITVTYGIVANSQNNDAGTLKVKATLTKGGKTAVTDELEVSGFLTSDQKAVNDAKAAITSADYTDKASVLPSEATDLNKFSVTQAPAPDAGITVTYGIVANSQNNDAGTLKVKVKVTSGTLFAESKEVALDGFLTSDQKAVNDAKAAITSADYDDKASVLPSEATDLNKFSVTQAPAPDAGITVTYGIVANSQNNDAGTLKVKATLTKGGKTAVTDELEVSGFLTSDQKAVNDAKAAITSADYTDKASVLPSEATDLNKFSVTQAPAPDAGITVTYGIVANSQNNDAGTLKVKATLTKGGKTAVTDELEVSGFLTSDQKAVNDAKAAITSADYTDKASVLPSEATDLNKFSVTQAPAPDAGITVTYGIVANSQNNDAGTLKVKATLTKGGKTAVTDELEVSGFLTSDQKAVNDAKAAITSADYTDKASVLPSEATDLNKFSVTQAPAPDAGITVTYGIVANSQNNDAGTLKVKVKVTSGTLFAESKEVALDGFLTSDQKAVNDAKAAITSADYDDKASVLPSEATDLNKFSVTQAPAPDAGITVTYGIVANSQNNDAGTLKVKATLTKGGKTAVTDELEVSGFLTSDQKAVNDAKAAITSADYTDKASVLPSEATDLNKFSVTQAPAPDAGITVTYGIVANSQNNDAGTLKVKATLTKGGKTAVTDELEVSGFLTSDQKAVNDAKAAITSADYTDKASVLPSEATDLNKFSVTQAPAPDAGITVTYEIVASSQDNATGTLKVKATLTKGGKTAVTGELPVNGFLTTDQDNKNKADAKATELTSQTPKGSESRTWESVDAFVTAFNNSDASGQELRNGFKFDGLADGYRAVFKDGAVKKTSDDTKATLKFTINLSGQTSEEKAVDFTVPITPS, from the coding sequence GTGAAACTCAAAAAATTCTCATTCTTATTGTCTGCTACTGCCGCAACAGTTGCAGTACCATTAGTTGCTGTTTCATGTGGTAAAACCGCAACAACAGAAGTTACAGCACAAGGCGAGCTCGACAAAATTACAGCAGTAGCTTTCACTGGAACAGACCAAGCTAACACTTCAGTTAGCGACGTAACAAACGAGCAACTTAAACTTAAAGCTGGCGAAGCAGATTACAAGGCTCCAACTGGTAGCGATGTAAAAGTTGCCTTTGAAATTACAACAAGACTAGCAGTTGATGGTTCTTTAAAAGTTAAAGTTTCAGTACAAAAAGGCGCAGAAACACCTCTAACAAAAGAATTAGATTTAACAGGTTTTAAAGCTGAACCTGCTGTTCAAAACGTTACACAAGCAGAAGTTGACGCTGAAGCAGCCAAGATTACAGCTGTTGAATACAACGGTACAGAAGCAAGCGCTAAAGAAAATGTGCTTCCATCACAAGTTGATGTTGCTAAGTTAGTTGCTAAAGCAGGAAAAGAAGTTTATGCACATCCTATTGGTGGTAGCTGAGCAACAGAATTTGTGAAAACAGCTGATGATGATGCAGCAGGTACTTTAAAAGTTAAAGTAAAAGTTACTAGCGGTACACTTTTTGCTGAATCAAAAGAAGTTGCTTTAGATGGCTTCTTAACTAGCGACCAAAAAGCTGTAAACGACGCTAAAGCAGCAATTACAAGTGCTGATTACGACGACAAAGCTTCAGTTTTACCATCAGAAGCAACAGATTTAAATAAATTTAGTGTTACTCAAGCTCCAGCTCCAGATGCAGGAATCACTGTTACTTATGGAATTGTTGCTAACTCACAAAATAATGATGCTGGTACTTTAAAAGTTAAAGCTACCTTAACCAAAGGTGGTAAAACTGCAGTTACTGATGAATTAGAAGTTAGTGGTTTCTTAACCAGCGACCAAAAAGCTGTAAATGATGCTAAAGCAGCAATTACAAGTGCTGACTACACAGACAAAGCTTCAGTTTTACCATCAGAAGCAACAGATTTAAATAAATTTAGTGTTACTCAAGCTCCAGCTCCAGATGCAGGAATCACTGTTACTTATGGAATTGTTGCTAACTCACAAAATAATGATGCTGGTACTTTAAAAGTTAAAGTAAAAGTTACTAGCGGTACACTTTTTGCTGAATCAAAAGAAGTTGCTTTAGATGGCTTCTTAACTAGCGACCAAAAAGCTGTAAACGACGCTAAAGCAGCAATTACAAGTGCTGATTACGACGACAAAGCTTCAGTTTTACCATCAGAAGCAACAGATTTAAATAAATTTAGTGTTACTCAAGCTCCAGCTCCAGATGCAGGAATCACTGTTACTTATGGAATTGTTGCTAACTCACAAAATAATGATGCTGGTACTTTAAAAGTTAAAGCTACCTTAACCAAAGGTGGTAAAACTGCAGTTACTGATGAATTAGAAGTTAGTGGTTTCTTAACCAGCGACCAAAAAGCTGTAAATGATGCTAAAGCAGCAATTACAAGTGCTGACTACACAGACAAAGCTTCAGTTTTACCATCAGAAGCAACAGATTTAAATAAATTTAGTGTTACTCAAGCTCCAGCTCCAGATGCAGGAATCACTGTTACTTATGGAATTGTTGCTAACTCACAAAATAATGATGCTGGTACTTTAAAAGTTAAAGCTACCTTAACCAAAGGTGGTAAAACTGCAGTTACTGATGAATTAGAAGTTAGTGGTTTCTTAACCAGCGACCAAAAAGCTGTAAATGATGCTAAAGCAGCAATTACAAGTGCTGACTACACAGACAAAGCTTCAGTTTTACCATCAGAAGCAACAGATTTAAATAAATTTAGTGTTACTCAAGCTCCAGCTCCAGATGCAGGAATCACTGTTACTTATGGAATTGTTGCTAACTCACAAAATAATGATGCTGGTACTTTAAAAGTTAAAGCTACCTTAACCAAAGGTGGTAAAACTGCAGTTACTGATGAATTAGAAGTTAGTGGTTTCTTAACCAGCGACCAAAAAGCTGTAAATGATGCTAAAGCAGCAATTACAAGTGCTGACTACACAGACAAAGCTTCAGTTTTACCATCAGAAGCAACAGATTTAAATAAATTTAGTGTTACTCAAGCTCCAGCTCCAGATGCAGGAATCACTGTTACTTATGGAATTGTTGCTAACTCACAAAATAATGATGCTGGTACTTTAAAAGTTAAAGTAAAAGTTACTAGCGGTACACTTTTTGCTGAATCAAAAGAAGTTGCTTTAGATGGCTTCTTAACTAGCGACCAAAAAGCTGTAAACGACGCTAAAGCAGCAATTACAAGTGCTGATTACGACGACAAAGCTTCAGTTTTACCATCAGAAGCAACAGATTTAAATAAATTTAGTGTTACTCAAGCTCCAGCTCCAGATGCAGGAATCACTGTTACTTATGGAATTGTTGCTAACTCACAAAATAATGATGCTGGTACTTTAAAAGTTAAAGCTACCTTAACCAAAGGTGGTAAAACTGCAGTTACTGATGAATTAGAAGTTAGTGGTTTCTTAACCAGCGACCAAAAAGCTGTAAATGATGCTAAAGCAGCAATTACAAGTGCTGACTACACAGACAAAGCTTCAGTTTTACCATCAGAAGCAACAGATTTAAATAAATTTAGTGTTACTCAAGCTCCAGCTCCAGATGCAGGAATCACTGTTACTTATGGAATTGTTGCTAACTCACAAAATAATGATGCTGGTACTTTAAAAGTTAAAGCTACCTTAACCAAAGGTGGTAAAACTGCAGTTACTGATGAATTAGAAGTTAGTGGTTTCTTAACCAGCGACCAAAAAGCTGTAAATGATGCTAAAGCAGCAATTACAAGTGCTGACTACACAGACAAAGCTTCAGTTTTACCATCAGAAGCAACAGATTTAAATAAATTTAGTGTTACTCAAGCTCCAGCTCCAGATGCAGGAATCACTGTTACTTATGAAATTGTTGCTAGCTCACAAGATAATGCGACAGGTACTTTAAAAGTTAAAGCTACCTTAACCAAAGGCGGTAAAACTGCAGTTACTGGTGAATTACCAGTTAATGGTTTCTTAACCACAGATCAAGACAACAAAAACAAAGCAGATGCAAAAGCAACTGAATTAACTAGTCAAACTCCAAAAGGTTCAGAAAGTCGAACCTGAGAATCAGTTGATGCGTTTGTAACAGCCTTTAACAATAGTGACGCTTCAGGTCAAGAATTAAGAAATGGCTTTAAATTTGATGGTCTTGCTGATGGATACAGAGCAGTATTTAAAGATGGCGCTGTCAAAAAAACAAGCGACGATACTAAAGCCACCCTTAAATTTACAATTAACCTCAGTGGTCAAACTTCTGAAGAAAAAGCAGTTGACTTTACAGTTCCTATCACTCCATCATAA
- a CDS encoding lipoprotein 17-related variable surface protein, translating into MKLKKFSFLLSTTAATVAVPLVAVSCGKTATTEVTAQGELDKITAVAFTGTNQANTSVNDVTNEQLKLKAGEADYKAPTGSDVKVAFDITTRLAVDGSLKVKVSVQKGAETPQTKELDLTGFKAEPAVQNVTQAEVDAEAAKITAVEYNGTEASAKENVLPSQVDAANLVAKAGEQSYVLPVGGNWAKEFVKTADDAAGTLKVKVKVTSGTLFAESKEVTLDGFLTSANKKAAEVQAEANKITAVEYLGTGESAKEKVLPSAVTFANTNFKAKVNNNDYELPTAVEGKAWSLEFVKVTADDAKGKLTVKVKVTFDDVSRESKDIVLEGFLTSDQKAVNDAKTAITSADYADKASVLPSTADVTKFSVTQAPAAGIAVSYEIVANSQNDASGTLKVKATLTKGDKTAVTGELEVSGFLTTVQDAAAKKAKADAEATRLAATNVTYSGSLTWASVDEFVAAFKNSEASGQTLREAFTFADVAEGYRAVFKADAVKKDSEQTKATLKFTVNFSGQTSEEKTVDFTVPITPTSSSS; encoded by the coding sequence GTGAAACTCAAAAAATTCTCATTCTTATTGTCTACTACTGCCGCAACAGTTGCAGTACCATTAGTTGCTGTTTCCTGCGGTAAAACCGCAACAACAGAAGTTACAGCACAAGGCGAACTCGACAAAATTACAGCAGTAGCTTTCACTGGAACAAACCAAGCTAACACTTCAGTTAACGACGTAACAAACGAGCAACTTAAACTTAAAGCTGGCGAAGCAGATTACAAGGCTCCAACTGGTAGCGATGTGAAAGTTGCCTTTGATATTACAACAAGATTAGCAGTTGATGGTTCTTTAAAAGTTAAAGTTTCAGTACAAAAAGGCGCAGAAACACCTCAAACAAAAGAATTAGATTTAACAGGTTTTAAAGCTGAGCCTGCTGTTCAAAACGTTACACAAGCAGAAGTTGACGCTGAAGCAGCTAAGATTACAGCTGTTGAATACAACGGTACCGAAGCAAGCGCTAAAGAAAATGTGCTTCCATCACAAGTTGATGCTGCTAATTTAGTTGCTAAAGCAGGAGAACAAAGCTATGTACTTCCTGTTGGTGGTAACTGAGCAAAAGAATTTGTGAAAACAGCTGACGATGCAGCAGGTACTTTAAAAGTTAAAGTAAAAGTTACTAGCGGTACACTTTTTGCTGAATCAAAAGAAGTTACTTTAGATGGCTTCTTAACTAGCGCAAATAAAAAAGCAGCAGAAGTACAAGCTGAAGCAAACAAAATTACAGCTGTTGAATACTTAGGCACTGGCGAAAGCGCAAAAGAAAAAGTACTTCCATCAGCAGTTACTTTTGCAAACACAAACTTCAAAGCAAAAGTAAATAACAATGACTATGAACTCCCAACAGCAGTTGAAGGAAAAGCTTGATCATTAGAATTTGTTAAAGTTACTGCTGATGATGCAAAAGGAAAACTTACTGTTAAAGTAAAAGTTACTTTCGATGATGTGTCAAGAGAATCAAAAGATATTGTGTTAGAAGGCTTTTTAACTAGCGACCAAAAAGCTGTAAACGATGCTAAAACAGCAATTACAAGTGCTGATTACGCCGACAAAGCTTCAGTTTTACCCTCAACTGCAGATGTAACTAAATTTAGTGTTACTCAAGCTCCAGCAGCTGGAATTGCTGTTTCTTATGAAATTGTTGCTAACTCACAAAATGACGCTTCTGGTACTTTAAAAGTTAAAGCTACCTTAACCAAAGGTGATAAAACTGCAGTTACTGGTGAATTAGAAGTTAGTGGTTTCTTAACTACAGTTCAAGATGCAGCTGCTAAGAAAGCTAAGGCAGATGCTGAAGCAACTAGATTAGCTGCAACTAATGTTACATATTCAGGAAGTCTAACTTGAGCATCAGTTGATGAGTTTGTAGCAGCCTTTAAAAATAGTGAAGCTTCAGGTCAAACATTAAGAGAAGCCTTCACATTTGCTGATGTTGCTGAAGGATACAGAGCAGTATTTAAAGCTGATGCTGTTAAAAAAGATAGCGAACAAACAAAAGCAACTCTTAAATTTACAGTTAACTTCAGTGGTCAAACTTCTGAAGAAAAAACAGTTGACTTTACAGTTCCTATTACTCCTACATCATCATCATCATAA
- a CDS encoding lipoprotein 17-related variable surface protein — protein MKLKKFSFLLSATAATVAVPLVAFSCGKTATTEVTAQGERDKITAVAFTGTDQANTSVNDVTKMQLKLKAGEADYKAPTGSDVKVDFEITTRLAVDGSLKVKVSVQKGAETPLTKELDLTGFKAEPAVQNVTQEQVNTEAAKITAVEYNGTKASAKENVLPSQVDDAKLVAKAGEQNYVLPVGDSWATEFVKTPDDVAGTLKVKVKVTSGTLFAESKEVTLDGFLTSANKKEAEVQAEANKITAVEYLGTGEKAKDKVLPSAVAFENTNFKAKANDNDYTLPTAVEGKAWSLSFVKVSADDAKGKLTVKVKVTFDGVSKESQDIVVEGFLTSDQKAVNDAKTAITAADYTGKASVLPSAADVTKFSVTQAPAAGIAVSYEIVANSQNDASGTLKVKATLTKGDKTAVTGELEVSGFLTTAQDAAAKKAKADAEATRLAATNVTYSVHIQEV, from the coding sequence GTGAAACTCAAAAAATTCTCATTCTTATTGTCTGCTACTGCCGCAACAGTTGCAGTACCATTAGTTGCTTTTTCATGCGGTAAAACCGCAACAACAGAAGTTACAGCACAAGGCGAGCGCGACAAAATTACAGCAGTAGCTTTCACTGGAACAGACCAAGCTAACACTTCAGTTAACGACGTAACAAAGATGCAACTTAAACTTAAAGCTGGCGAAGCAGATTACAAGGCTCCAACTGGTAGCGATGTGAAAGTTGACTTTGAAATTACAACAAGATTAGCAGTTGATGGTTCTTTAAAAGTTAAAGTTTCAGTACAAAAAGGCGCAGAAACACCTCTAACAAAAGAATTAGATTTAACAGGTTTTAAAGCTGAACCTGCTGTTCAAAACGTTACTCAAGAACAAGTTAACACTGAAGCAGCTAAGATTACAGCTGTTGAATACAACGGTACCAAAGCAAGCGCTAAAGAAAATGTGCTTCCATCACAAGTTGATGATGCCAAGTTAGTTGCTAAAGCAGGAGAACAAAACTATGTACTTCCTGTTGGTGATAGCTGAGCAACAGAATTTGTGAAAACACCAGATGATGTAGCAGGTACTTTAAAAGTTAAAGTAAAAGTTACTAGCGGTACACTTTTTGCTGAATCAAAAGAAGTTACTTTAGATGGCTTCTTAACTAGCGCAAATAAAAAAGAAGCAGAAGTACAAGCTGAAGCAAACAAAATTACAGCTGTTGAATACTTAGGTACTGGTGAAAAAGCAAAAGACAAAGTGCTTCCATCAGCAGTTGCTTTTGAAAATACAAACTTCAAAGCTAAAGCAAATGACAATGACTATACTCTTCCAACAGCAGTTGAAGGAAAAGCTTGATCATTAAGTTTTGTTAAAGTTTCTGCTGATGATGCAAAAGGAAAACTTACTGTTAAAGTAAAAGTTACTTTCGATGGTGTGTCAAAAGAATCACAAGACATTGTGGTAGAAGGTTTCTTAACTAGCGACCAAAAAGCTGTAAACGATGCTAAAACAGCAATTACAGCTGCTGATTACACAGGCAAAGCTTCAGTTTTACCATCAGCTGCAGATGTAACTAAATTTAGTGTTACTCAAGCTCCAGCAGCTGGAATTGCTGTTTCTTATGAAATTGTTGCTAACTCACAAAATGACGCTTCTGGTACTTTAAAAGTTAAAGCTACCTTAACCAAAGGTGATAAAACTGCAGTTACTGGTGAATTAGAAGTTAGTGGTTTCTTAACTACAGCTCAAGATGCAGCTGCTAAGAAAGCTAAGGCAGATGCTGAAGCAACTAGATTAGCTGCAACTAATGTTACATATTCAGTACATATTCAGGAAGTCTAA